In Oncorhynchus tshawytscha isolate Ot180627B linkage group LG08, Otsh_v2.0, whole genome shotgun sequence, the genomic window tggtctaaagtagtgcactagatagggaatagggtcctggtctaaagtagtgcactatatagggaataggtccctggtctaaagtagtgcactagatagggaatagggtcctggtctaaagtagtgcactatatagggaatagggtcctggtctaaagtagtgcactagatagggaatagggtcctggtctaaagtagtgcactatatagggaatagggctctggtctaaagtagtgcactatatagggaatagggccctggtctaaagtagtgcactatataaggaatagggtgccatttgaggcgCATTTCTCATGCTGCACAGCATCCAGTACATCAGACAGACTTGTCATGTTATCAGGAATCACCTACAGCCAATATATTGAACACAACGTCCTTATTAGGATAGGAAAGAAAAGTGAATGCCTTAACAAGCCTGAAGTGATGAGTGTTGTAGATCTACTGAAGAGAATCCTGACTATTACAACAGCCTGAAGTGATGAGTGTTGCTAGATCTACTGAAGAGAATCCTGACTATTACAACAGTCTGAAGTGATGAGTGTTGTAGATCTACTGAAGAGAATCCTGACTATTACAACAGCCTGAAGtgattcactgacattttcaacttctccctgtctgagtctgtaatacctacatgtttcaagcagaccaccatagtccctgtgcccaagaaagcgaaggtaacctgcctaaatgactaccgacccgtagcacttatatctgtagccatgaaatgctttgaaaggctggtcattgctcatatcaccattttcccagaaactctagacccactccaattcccatactgccccaacagatccacagatgatgcactctcgtttcccacctagacaagaggaacacctatgtgagaatgctattcattgacgaaagctcagcgttcaacaccacagttccctcaaagctcatcactaagataaggagcctgggactaaacacctccctctgcaactggatcctggacttcccgacAGGTGCAGtagaatagaaaacagtatatccATATGAAATGAATCAaactatgtaaacattaaagtgaccagtgattccatgtctatgtatatagggcagcaggtggtaagggtaggcacgCAAGGGGTAGCAGATGACcgaaaggctcctgaacagcttctacctccaagccatacaATTGCATTAGAATTAAtcaaaatggccacccggactatttaaaTTGACCCCcccactttgtttttacactgctgccacTCTGTTTAttactatgcatagtcacttcacccctacttacatgtacaaatgacctcaactaacctgtacccccccccacacactgactcggtaccggtgccctctgtatatagcctccatactgactcggtaccggtgccccctgtatatagcctccatactgactcggtaccggtgccctctgtatatagcctccatactgactcggtaccggtgccccctgtatatagcctccatactgactcggtaccggtaccccctgtatatagcctccacattgactctgtaccggtgcccctgtatatagcctccacattgactctgtaccggtacccctgtatatagcctccacattgactcagcaccggtacccctgtatatagcctccatacactctgtaccggtaccccctgtatatagcctccacattgactctgtaccggtaccccctgtatatagcctccatactgactctgtaccggtaccccctgtatatagcctccacattgactctgtaccgtaacaccctgtatatagcctccacactgactctgtaccgtaacaccctgtatataacctccacattgacactgtaccgtaacaccctgtatatagcctccacactgactctgtactgtaacaccctgtatataacctccacattgactctgtaccgtaacaccctgtatatagcctccacattgactctgtaccggtacaccctgtatatagcctccacactgactctgtaccgtaacaccctgtatatagcctccacactgactctgtaccggtgccccctgtataaagccttgttatgttactttttattatttttaactttagtttatttggtaaatattttcttaactcttatttcttgaactgcatggttggttaagggcttgtaagtcagcatttcacggtaaggtctgctACACCAGTTGTGTTCAGACCATGTGACATAACATTAGGAGTGTTgtagacacacaggagagaatccTGATTTCATTTCAAGTCATTAAGTGTAATGACAGAGACTAGAGACACATAATCATCAAATCAAGAGAGATACATGAACACAATCGAAAGGAAGACTaaatgccaaatggcaccctattcccccatgtagtgcactacttttgaccagagtcccatgggaatgtagtgcactacttttgaccagagtcccatgggaatgtagtgcactacttttgaccagagccccatgggaatgtagtgcactacttttgaccagagccccatgggaatgtagtgcactacttttgaccagagccccatgggaatgtagtgcactacttttgaccagagccccatgggaatgtagtgcactacttttgaccagagccccatgggaatgtagtgcactacttttgaccagatccccatgggaatgtagtgcactacttttgaccagatccccatgggaatgtagtgcactacttttgaccagatccccatgggaatgtagtgcactacttttgaccagattccCATgggaatgtagtgcactacttttgaccagattccCATGggaatgtagtacactacttttgaccagagccccatgggaatgtagtagaggtcgaccgattatgatatttcgataccgataccgattattggagggcaaAAAAGcggatgccgattaatcggcatttgtaataatgacaattacaacaatactgaatgaacacttattttaacttaatataatacatcaataaaatccatttagcctcaaataaataatgaaacatgttcaatttggtttaaataatgcaaaaacaaagtgttggagaagaaagtaaaagtgcaatatgtgccatgtaagaaagctaacgtttcagttccttgctcagaacatgagaacatatgaaagctggtggttccttttaacatgagtcttcaatattcccaggtaagaagttttaggttgtagttattataggaattatagacctatttccctctataccatttgtatttcatatacctttgactattggatgttcttataggcactttagtattgccagtgtatcagtatagcttccgtccctctcctcgctcctccctgggctcaaaccaggaacacaacaacaacagccaccctcgaagcagcgttacacatgcagagcaaggggaacaaccactccaagtctgagcgagtgacgtttgaaacgctattagccgcaccctgctaactagctacccATTTCACATCATTACACCAGCCCAATATCGGGAGTTGatatgcttgaagtcataaaaagcagagctgctggcaaaatacacgaaagtgctgtttgaatgaatgcttatgagcctgctggtgcctaccatcgctcagtcagactgctctatcaaatcatagacttagttataacataataacacatagaaatacgagccttgggtcattaatatggccgaatccggaaactatcatctcgaaaacaagacatttattctttcagtgaaatacggaaccgttccgtattttatctaacgggtggcatccatcagtctaaatattcctgttacattgcacaaccttcaatgttatgtcataattacgtaaaattctggcaaattagttcgcaatgagccaggcggcccaaatggttgcatataccctgaatcTGCGTGCAattaacgcaagagaagtgacatttcacctggttaatattgcctgctaacctggatttcttttagctaaatatgcaggtttaaaaattaTACACTTCTGTGtcttgattttaagaaaggcattggtgtttatggttaggtacacgttggagcagcGACAGTCCTTTTTCGGGAATGCgtactgcatcgattatatgcaaagcaggacacgctagataaactactaatatcataaaccatgtgtagttataactagtgattatgattgattaagtttaatgctagctagcaacttaccttggcttcttactgcatgcGCGTAACTAGTTGAGCGTtgggactagttaaccgtaaggttgcaagattgaatctctgagctgaacaaggcagttaacccactgttcctaggccaccattgaaaataagtatgttcttaactgacttggtctacttaaataaatattaaataatggtgtaaaacattttatttttttaatcggcGTCCAaattaccgatttccgattgttatgaaagcttgaaatcggccccaattaatcggccattccgattaatcggtcgacctctagaatgtagtgcactacttttgaccagagtcctatgggaatGTTACCATAACTCCTAATGCAAGTCCCAAATAATACTATTCCCTGGGGGTGGGGGGTCCaatgtagtgcaccatatagggaatagggtggaattTGGGAGTCCGCTTTATTCTCTCATCACAAAATGAGATTGTTATGAGAAGAGTCTGTCTAAACCTAACTAAAACTCTAAACTACACAGTCCAAatatcacacaccacacagcccAACGTTACGCTCAAAGAACCCAAAACAAAAATGAATCTGTCCATCTGTCGTAACCCTACGTGACCTGCCTCTGTTGAGAAACAAGCTGAAGCATCGCAACATGAAGACCCAAAGTGGCCCTGGTTCAAAGAAATAAACCCACTGCACTACCCACCATCCTTGCATACTTTACTGAGCTATTATatgatcccaaatggcaccctattccctacaaagcaCACTATTTTTTAACCAGGGTCCAGTAGTGCAATATAaagtgaataggatgccatttgggatacagagtATTCTACGCTGATGGAACCACAAGCTAACATCACAGCTAACACTTCCACATTGCCTTCACTGCTTTAACTAATTCATGGGGAAAAAAGCTTCTCGTtagttctctcttcctctctctcctcccacctctcttcttcctccttctcaGGAGCAGAGctaggaggaggaataatgatctgacTATCTGGCTGCTTAGCCACTGGGCTGTAGCCCAAATAACAATCCCTATAAAGTTCtgctcagaagtagtgcactatatagggaagagggtttAGGGTGGTACTTAAGATGCACAGTGGTCTCATTGAGAGTCAATGGGGCCTGGAAGCCCTGGTGAACGTATCTCTTCAAGCCTCCACAGCCCTGTCTGATCCCCAGACCCCCTCCACAGCCCTGTCTGATCCCCAGACCCCCTCCACAGCCCTGTCTGATCCCCAGACCCCCTCCACAGCCCTGTCTGATCCCCAGACCCCCAGCCCTCCACAGCCCTGTCTGATCCCCAGACCCCCTCCACAGCCCTGTCTGATCCCCAGACCCCCTCCACAGCCCTGTCTGAATCCCAGACCCCCTCCACAGCCCTGTCTATTCCCCAGACCCCCTCCACAGCCCTGTCTGATCCCCAGACCCCCTCCACAGCCCTGTCTGATCCCCAGACCCCCTCCACAGCCCTGTCTATTCCCCAGACCCCCCCACAGCCCTGTCTGATCCCCAGACCCCCCCACAGCCCTGTCTATTCCCCAGACCCCCTCCACAGCCCTGTCTATTCCCCAGACCCCCTCCACAGCCCTGTCTGATCCCCAGACCCCCACAGCCCTTCCACAGCCCTGTCTGATCCCCTCCACAGCCCTGTCTGATCCCCAGACCCCCTCCACAGCCCTGTCTGATCCCCAGATTCCCCAGCCCCCCACAGCCCTGTCCCCAGACCCCCCCCCAGCCCTGTCTGACCCCCCCTCCACAGCCCTGTCTGATCCCCAGACCCCCTCCACAGCCCTGTCTATTCCCCAGACCCCCTCCACAGCCCTGTCTATTCCCCAGACCCCCTCCACAGCCCTGTCTGATCCCCAGACCCCTTCCACAGCCCTGTCTGATCCCCTCCACAGCCTTGTCTGATCCCCAGACCCCCTCCACAGCCTCACTGTGACCTATCACACACAGAGGTGTGTATGTCAGCTAATTTAAATGAGtctcactgagtgtgtgtgtgtgtgtgtgtgtgtgtgtgtgtgtgtgtgtgtgtggccccctGGGCTAGTGTTACGTATTAAACCAGAAGGCTGGGAGAGAATGATTCTCTTCTCTCTATTAGCTTTGGCTTGCTGCATCCAGCGAGGCACGCAAGACCTCATTCAGATTATTCTTTATAACCTGGTTAACCACAGGGGTAAACAACAAGACATTCAGATTACTCTTTAAAACCTGGTTAACAACAAGACCTCATTCAGATTCTTTATAACCTGGTTAACCACATGGGGAAACAACCAGACCTCATTCAGATTACTCTTTATAACCTGGTTAACCACAGgggtaaataaaacatttatgacAATTCAGTTTATAATTAAGTATAAAGTGGTAACGAAATGATAATATCAAACTTTTATTAGATAAGCAGAGAATACATtgagaatgaaaaaaaaaaatcaatttgtctcttattttatttatttttaaatcaaaaAGCTAAAACTAAAACATTTATCAAAAAAAACCTCCATGGAGAAAAGAAAGATACACATCCAAATGCTCTCCAGTTATTGCTTGAGTCAAGAGTAAtaaagtgatagagagagatgtgtttgcGTCGGGTGGAAAGGCCTATCTGATCATCTGATCTGCACCTACACAATACTGTATCATATCATATACGACACATAGCGGAAATACCATCCAACACCCTCCCCACCATCCACGCAATCATAAAACATGGTAGAAAGACATTGTATAAAAATACACAGGGGATCTCGCGTCACAGGTTGGGGGTCAGGGGGTTCAAATAAGAGGGTCAGAGGTCAAAATGATTAGTTTGAAGAGAATTAGATTTTACAATATTAATGAAATCCACCGTCCCATCTTATACCAACACTGGAATAAAATCAAATGAATTAGAAACGCCCTTTACTTGGTCTAGTTgctgccccccccacccacccaaatCACCTTATTTTCCAGTAGAGAAGTTATACAGTAGGCTAGAGACTTATCAGAATGCAGTTGTTTGAATGAAAAAAAAGAGACTGGTAGAGAAAGAGTGAGCTTAAGagcctcttgtgtgtgtgtgtgtgtgtgtgtgtgtgtgtgtgtagtgttcaacCTTAGCGAGCCTGCATAGCAACACCACATCAAACTAGACAGCTGACTAGGCCAGGGAAGGAAATAAGAAATGCATTCAACCCGCCCCTCCCCCGAAAAAAAATGCGCCCTTTCTTTTTTGACTAGATTAAAAAAGAAGCTCCAACCGTCTAcacattacagttgatctagccAGCTCCATCAGCATCTCAACCTTCTAGCTCCTCCACCTCTcaccacactgactgactgactgctccatCTCTAGATGCTATCCATGGCTTTGAACTCGCTGAGGGCCTGGACAGGGTTGATATGTTTCTTGTGGGATGACCTCTTGACCTAAGAGAAGAGATGATAATATTTTATTGTATGTTCTCACAGAAATGTGTCCTGCATCATTAAATCCAGCAGCATaacaccctgtatcccactgttggtttgcctctgaagctaagcagggtcggtcctggtcagtccctggatatgagaccagatgctgctggaagtggtgctgGAAGGCcaataggaggcactctttcctatggtctaaaataaaatatcccaatgccccagggcattgattggggacactgccctgtgtaaggtgccgtctttcagatgggccATTAAACGGGTGtcttgactctctgtggtcactaaaaatCCCATgtcacttatcgtaagagtatgggtgttaaccccggtgtcctggctaaattcccaatctggccctcatggtcacttaatcatccccagcttctaattggctcattcatccctcttctctcccctgcaACTATTTCCCAGGTCGTTGATGATAGTATGTTCTCAGTATGTTCTCAGTTAATTtacctgggggggggggcagtttaGAGGAGCTTTAACATTAATCACATTACCTTGTTGTTGGATCcatcttcctgtttctctctcttgacCAGGGGTTTCTTCTCTGGGGCTTTCATCTTCCAGGAGATAGCAGGCATGTTGAGGGACTGCATGGCCATGGACTTCTGGTACTTAGTGGAGGCCACGTAGCTCGCCTTGACCGTGGACACCACCGTATTCATCAGGTTCTTAGCTGCCTGGATCAGAGACATGGCACTGTccacctggagggagagggggaggggggagggtagggggggacgaggggagggaggtagggagggaccccctccaggaggggagggaggggacgagggggacgagggagggggaggagacgggggggaggggagagggggggacgagggagaggggggacaggggggagggaggggacaggggagagggggacgagggggagagggagggagggagggagggagagaggggagggggacgagggagggggacgaggggagagggggagggggacgaggggagagggggacggggacggggggagggaggagggacgaggggagagggggagagggagaggaggagaggggagagggagggagaggggagagggagagggagaggagagagagagagagagagagagagagagagagagagagagagagagagagagagagagagagagagagagagagagagagagagagagagagagagagagagaagagacaaggttAGCCAGTGCTTGAGGTAGAAGTTGTCCTCTTAAACCACAGCTCTAGGATCAGATAACTAACTATCTCCCAGGATAACCTTGGGAACATTATACAGTATAACCATATAGATGCATCCCAAATGatccctggtgaaaagtagtgcactattatcggcattagggtgccatttgggagcacATTCTATCTGACCCCAGATCAGCAGTTAGAGACAACCTGTATTTCCACCTGCATGTTTCCCACCACCACCCTCACTGATCAGAGGGACACGGAGTTCATATGATCCTATGTGTCTGGCTTTAGCCAATGTCTCAGGCTACATCCCCaatggcctcctattccctatatagtacactacttttgactagggcacATAGGTCAAGAAGGCCTAAGGCTctgggtcaaaagtagcacaACTATAATAGGGCATAGGTTGGTGTTTGGGCTGCAGCCtgagtgttactgtactgtatctgaaGGTGGGTAATACCTGGCTCTCTAGGAATGCTTGGGAAACCTCCTGTaaaagggaaaagggagagagggaacttGAACGTTAATAGTTGGAACTGTAGAAGTCAAGTGCAACATGATGGAGCCTCGGGGGTAAAGGCTTCAGAGCAGGACAAGGCCGCAGCCGGGTGACTGTTGTACATCCAGCAGATTGACCATGTGGTGAACAGGGTATACCTGAATAACATGCAGCAGATTGACCATGTGGTGGACAGGGTATAACATGCAGCAGATTGACCATGTGGTGAACAGGGTATAACTGAATAACATGCAGCAGATTGACCATGTGGTGAACAGGGTATAACATGCAGCAGATTGACCATGTGGTGAACAGGGTATAACTGAATAACATGCAGCAGATTGACCATGTGGTGGACAGGGTATAACATGCAGCAGATTGACCATGTGGGAACAGGGTATACCTGAATAACATGCAGCAAATTGACCATGTGGTGAACAGGGTATACCTGAATAACATGCAGCAGATTGACCATGTGGTGAACAGGGTATAACTGAATAACATGCAGCAGATTGACCATGTGGTGAACAGGGTATAACATGCAGCAGATTGACCATGTGGGGAACAGGGTATAACTGAATAACATGCAGCAGATTGACCATGTGGTGAACAGGGTATAACATGCAGCAGATTGACCATGTGGGGAACAGGGTATACCTGAATAACATGCAGCAGATTGACCATGTGGGGAACAGGGTATAACATCCAGCAGATTGACCATGTGGGGAACAGGGTATAACATGCAGCAGATTGACCATGTGGGGAACAGGGTATAACATGCAGCAGATTGACCATGTGGGGAACAGGGTATAACTGAATAACATGCAGCAGATTGACCATGTGGTGAACAGGGTATAACTGAATAACATGCAGCAGATTGACCATGTGGGGAACAGGGTATAACTGAAATGAGTCCAGAGCAGTACCAGGGTTGTGCTCCAAATGGAACCTATTCCATTCATATcttgcccccagaacagcctcaattaaaaATCGGGGaacggactctacaaggtgcaGAGGCATAAAAATGGCCGACATCCTGAGGTATTCCTTTAAGCCAGTAATTAAACTACTGGGAGAAAGGACTGTATTTTGGGACACTCGTCTCTTAACAAGAAAAcaggaaaaagaaaaaaagagaagggAAGCCTTTATATAAATGTTgtgtccaaaatgacaccctattttctatttagtgcactacttttaaccagagccctatgagccctggtcaaaaagtagtgcactaagcagagaatagggtgtcatttgggacttttataatactgttattatttctttcatcttatttatttattctgcATCAAACACCGGCTGTAAATCATTAGTTAATGGGAAGCTATTTCTTGGGTTATTAAGTTTAAATTCAGCTATTCAATGAGGCCAGGAAAGATTAAATTACAGTTTTGCATTGAAATTGACAAAAGCAACCTGTGGATAAATTCAGAGCAAATTTTTAACTGAAAGGAGGATGaaatgtgtatttaaaaaaaaaagtatgactCACTAAAGAGTAAAATACATTTGTTCAGTTGGTTGGGTTAAGACTTCTCATATCAAGGAAGGAAATCTAGGTGAAAATATTACCTTCGTTATTAAATGTTGAGTTGTTTCAAAAAAGGTCAGACTGTCTACTTTAACGCACCgacacaaatggcaccctattccctatgtagtacattACTTTAGAccggggccctattccctatgtagtacactactttagaccacaggagtatgggctctggtcaaaaaagGGGCATTATATacgaaatagggtgccatttggaacatattCCTAGGTTACTATGAGGTAACAGAATGTAGATGAACCCCTAGGTTACTATGAGGTAACAGATTGTAGATGAACCCCTAGGTTACTATGAGGTAACAGAATGTAGATGAACCCCTAGGTTACCATGAGGTAACAGAATGTAGATGAACCCCTAGGTTACTATGAGGTAACAGATTGTAGATGAACCCCTAGGTTACTATGAGGTAACAGAATGTAGATGAACCCCTAGGTTACCATGAGGTAACAGAATGTAGATGAACCCCTAGGTTACTATGAGGTTACTAAAAGCTAGACTAATGTAGATGGAAGATAGATGTTTTGGAGCACATTTACATGGTAGGTTATCTAACGTGATAATCATCATGCTGATCAATGCTTTACCCATTACCCAGGCAGATCAATGCTTTACCCATTTCCCAGGCTAACAAGGCGTTACCCATTTCCCAGGCTAACAAGGCGTTACCCATTTCCCAGGCTAACAAGGCGTTACCCATTTCCCAGGCTAACAAGGCGTTACCCATTTCCCAAGCTAACAAGGCGTTACCCATTTCCCAAGCTAACAAGGCGTTACCCATTTCCCAGGCTAACAAGGCGTTACCCATTTCCCAGGCTAACAAGGCGTTACCCATTTCCCAGGCTAACAAGGCGTTACCCATTTCCCAGGCTAACAAGGCGTTACCCATTTCCCAGGCTAACAAGGCGTTACCCATTTCCCAGGCTAACAAGGCGTTACCCATTTCCCAGGCTAACAAGGCGTTACCCATTTCCCAGGCTAACAAGGCGTTACCCATTTCCCAGGCTAACAAGGCGTTACCCATTTCCCAGGCTAACAAGGCGTTACCCATTTCCCAGGCTAACAAGGCGTTACCCATTTCCCAGGCTAACAAGGCGTTACCCATTTCCCAGGCTAACAAGGCGTTACCCATTTCCCAGGCTAACAAGGCGTTACCCATTTCCCAGGCTAACAAGGCGTTACCCATTTCCCAGGCTAACAAGGCGTTACCCATTTCCCAGGCTAACAAGGCGTTACCCATTTCCCAGGCTA contains:
- the LOC121846955 gene encoding uncharacterized protein LOC121846955, coding for MSAIFMPLHLVESVPRFLIEAVLGARYEWNRFHLEHNPGTALDSFQLYPVPHMVNLLHVIQLYPVHHMVNLLHVIQLYPVPHMVNLLHVIPCSPHGQSAACYTLFPTWSICWMLYPVPHMVNLLHVIQVYPVPHMVNLLHVIPCSPHGQSAACYTLFTTWSICCMLFSYTLFTTWSICCMLFRYTLFTTWSICCMLFRYTLFPHGQSAACYTLSTTWSICCMLFSYTLFTTWSICCMLYPVHHMVNLLHVIQLYPVHHMVNLLHVIPCPPHGQSAACYSGIPCSPHGQSAGCTTVTRLRPCPALKPLPPRLHHVALDFYSSNY